The following proteins are co-located in the Psilocybe cubensis strain MGC-MH-2018 chromosome 5, whole genome shotgun sequence genome:
- a CDS encoding Glutathione S-transferase (Glutathione S-transferase PM239X14): MVLTLVGSTSSTCSLRVAMVLHEKKVPFEFIPIDLAKGEHKAPPYMEKQPFGVVPYIDDDGFILYESRAICHYIASKYAGQGNDTLIPSSDLKAIALFHQAASTELCHFNDFAEKIVVERVFKPMNGLATDEEHVKRLLATLEYKLDAYDKILGKQKYLAGNTFTLADLFHIPYGALLPVAGAPALDLDKRPNVARWWKDITSRPTWNAVKDGVKAHTGAY, translated from the exons ATGGTTCTCACTCTAGTTGGCAGCACATCCTCCACTTGCTCTCTGCGCGTTGCGATGGTTCTCCACGAGAAGAAAGTCCCCTTCGAGTTCATACCCATCGACCTGGCCAAGGGCGAACACAAAGCACCCCCGTACATGGAAAAGCAGCCCTTCGGCGTCGTCCCATACATC GACGACGACGGGTTCATTTTGTATGAAAGCCGTGCGATCTGTCATTACATCGCATCCAAGTACGCCGGACAAGGCAACGATACGTTGATCCCGTCCTCTGATCTCAAAGCCATCGCGCTGTTCCATCAAGCCGCGTCCACCGAGCTCTGCCacttcaacgactttgcaGAGAAGATCGTCGTCGAGAGGGTCTTCAAGCC GATGAATGGACTCGCTACGGACGAAGAGCACGTCAAGCGCCTTCTTGCGACGTTGGAGTACAAGCTCGATGCGTATGACAAGATCCTGGGAAAGCAAAAGTATCTTGCTGGAAAT ACATTCACTTTGGCGGATTTATTCCACATTCCGTATGGCGCCCTCCTTCCTGTTGCAGGCGCCCCTGCTCTTGATCTTGACAAGAGGCCCAATGTTGCTAG GTGGTGGAAGGATATCACCTCCCGCCCTACCTGGAACGCGGTCAAGGACGGTGTTAAAGCACACACCGGCGCTTATTAA